The genomic DNA aaaaaaaaaattaaatcgacataaataaatattgtgTGCacacacataatatatatatgtatgtacatatatattatgtacagCTAGCCATTTtgtgcattttttttttttttttttttttttttaccttaaACGTTCATAAAAACCCCTTGCGATGCAATAGGTGATTTGCAATTTGGACAGGTAGCACTTCTGATTAGCCACAAATCAATACAAGATTTATGAAAAGTGTGATTACATAATAACAATGTTCTTACACATTCATCGATTTGGAAATCATTTAAGCATATAGAACATTTGGATTCgtttgaaatatttttgatataataaaatggcAAATTTTCTATTTGTTTTAATCTTAATCCATtactataaataaaaataccaTAGTCTCTCATTAAATCAATATTATCTGTCCATCTAGAGAATACATCATCAATTTGCATATTGGTTATGGTTCTTTGATAAATTCTGGATTGATATTCGAGATATATAGAtagtataataaaaaataaatataacacaATCCATACATAGCAAAGTATAATCCAGAGAACAATAAACCATGGATGATTATTTCTTGGTAAACAATTTGGAGTGTATTTCATAATTTGATATATCCATATTGTTCCTATAATAttccaaataataaaaaaaggaaacagTATAAAGAGTACTAAGAAGCTAATATAAAAAGGTGGACTGTTTcttctatatattatgaaatcatcattttcattaataaaatattgagcaacaaaatgagaaaatctatataatacaatagaAATGAATGAAACAACAAGCCATAATTGTATAGGCTTATAACATTTAGAAAATTCATTCCATTGAACAAATATATCACCCACGGAATAACAAACTGatagtattaatattaaatcgTTCAGACTTATACGTATTCTCAATCGTTCTCTTTCGTTTTCCTCCTCcatgtttttttctttcttttaaattttattaaaaatattttaaacgATTGGAGCTCATCTCACCATTACAagttttcaaaaaataaaataaatataaatgaatataaatatataaatgtatatatatataaatatatatatataaatatataaatatatatatatatatatttatttatattaaattgtaTGTTACAGGACgtatataaaattacaaaaaaaaaaaaaaaaaaaaaaaaaaaattcacatataaatatatatatatatatatattatttatacgtATAAATATCAGTTTTCATAATGACATTATATGAACAATCTTATAATAAAATCTTAAACTTGCTAattcttaataataaatataagtacatatatttatactactaagtattaaaaaaaaaaataaaaatatataatagtattatttatatgtatatatatgtttatattttccttattttaAAGATCCATTATTATGGACATCTTACAATTTGCACTTCATATATAactctttttaaaaataagaacacacatataaataaatatatatatatatatatatatatatatatttttttatatatgtgcatttcataatataaattatatttaaaattaatattatttcaaggaagaaaaattaaagttccttttaaataaataattaaattgtATTCTTATGAGATGGAgtatcatacatatattaatatgtatatatatatatatatattaaaatatgtatgtttatatatatttttcgttCACCTTAAGAGTATTCTATACAAATGTATATCTTTATAAAAGTTTGTTTAAttatagttaaaaaaataaaatgaaataacaaatatataatatataataacaaaaaaaaaaaaaaaaaaaaaaaagtaataataataaataaaataaaataaaagctataaataaattaatgtatgaatgtataaataattgaataaataaaggaatatataaatgaactaatatatatatatatatatatatttttctttttatgctATTCCTTTTgttttactttttatttttatgtttatgtttttttttaatttttttatttttacttgaATTTTTTGAGGAGTCCttccttttattattattttttttttttgttgttaattgtttatttttgatagctttatttttttttgccgATTTGTTATCATGATCTTTTGaatgttttaaaaagaatTCTTGTACATTAAGATTTTGTAaattgtttgttttttttaattgatcAATTTTTAATagattttgttttttttctagAGCTTCTTTATgacttttaattttttgtgaTCCACATTTTTTAaggaattttttattaattcttttaagTTTATTGCTTTCTCTTATTTCAGCTTGTTCATGTTCTTTTAGAATTTTTTGTCTAATTTTTTCCATATGTATATCTGACTTTAACATGTCAGCTAGAAAATCATATGGtctattaaaattaatatttaatgcTTGAAGTTGTTGTAAACCTTTAATAAGATTGATATGTGTTATATGTTGTAATTGTTTTTCTCTTGATTCTGATATTCCAAATAattctgttttttttaaataataatattctgtACTAGTAATATCTAATGTTTCAATCcaactattttttttattattattaatatgttcaTCATGATGATCATCATGATAATCTTTAAATtgtaattttatttcttttaatttttttgataataatattttattttcaagagatttttgtttttttttttcaaaatctTCTTGATTAAAAAGAATctcatcatcttcttcatcaatattattattattattattattatatttctttttttcttttttatttattttttttttttccacatATTCAGTACTACTATTTTGtgcttgtttttttttcttttcctttaATGTTTTCTTCTTCAATGCTTTCTCAACACTTTTTTTGACTACcttcattataaatattaaatattaaatatataaatattattataatatttgtattaataaaatatattatatatatatatatatatatatttatttatttattcattcacATTtacatattctttatttttgttaAAGGTATGATATggttgaatataaaaatctataaataaaataatattataaaatttaaataaaaaaaataaaataaaataaaaatataatatataatatatatatatatattatgaaagaaaaaaataaaaaaaaaaaaaaatctatatatatatatataataatatttttatggaatatatccacatatatattataaaatatgcatataatttttttttttttttttttttttcttaaacgcttataaaaaaaaaaaaacaacaacatgtaaaatatatatatattaatatttattataatgattattttgatgtttattaatttgtttttttccacttttaattatatatattataatatatataataatatattttattatgaatacatttttataattttaatatatttatttatatgtaattgAGAAGATATAGATGGgttaacaatatataatatataatatatattatatatttatttgttaaatttttaataaatctgaatcttttcaaaatttacataaatattttaatatttcaatattttaatattataatattacattatattataattttatattttatattttttatttatatttttatatttttaaatttttacaatatggatgaattaaataaagaagaaattgTGGATAATATTAAGAATGAGAAAGGTAAAACTCGTAAAGGACAATTAATTTTGAAGAGAAGAGAAGGAGTATATGAAGAGGGTTCTAaatattgtttatttatttgtagtAATAAAAGatctttaatattaaaaaactttatgcatgatatatataatatttataaacctTTAACTTGTTATATGCCTAAAGCACATCCaaatttatcaaatataaTTGATAAGATAGATAAACTAGTTGATATatgtattcataataattgttctttttttttttctgtattttcaacaaaaaaaaaaccttcCAGATTTATTATTGGAAggttatttaataataaaatattagatTATTATGTTTTCAATCTTTTGTCATATATACCCTTAAAATTATTCTCACTatcaaaagaaatattatatgatacaAAGCCTTTAGTATTAATTCAAGGAgattattttgaaaaaaatgaaacaaataggtatgtaaaaaatatcttATTCGACTTTTTTAAGCATAAAAATGTTGAATCCTTTTCTAAAAAATCAATACAACGTTTGATAGTTATAAGTTCATATCAGAAGAATGACTCGAATGTGATTCTAGCGTCTGACACAAAAGGGGAAGAGGaccacaataataataataataataataaaaacaactatacatatcataataataatgataatcgTATTGATGATAGTtttaattatgatgatgatgcaACATTAGAAGTAACTGAAGATGCCATGAGTACTACAAAAGAAAACCTCAATGATTCCTCAAAAAGTGtagaaaatatttacaacAACCtgaatacaaataaatttaatacacAACACAAATATGACGATAAAGATAAGAAGaacatatatgttatatcatttaatcaatatttaattacaaaagaattttttaatataaataaagaaaatgaacaaCGTCCTAAGCTACAAGAAATAGGACCAAGATTTGAATTCTCTTTAGAAGAAAACTACAAAATACctgaatataatttatttcaaGAAGCATTAAGAAAcgttaaaaaacaaaataaatcaaaaattaaaaataccCATGTCGATGAATTCGGTCATAACATTAAAAAGGTTTATATACAGAAGCAAAACTTTAATAAGCTACATACAAAGCATACAAAATTtgttaagaaaaataaattcaacacataattgtaaaaataaaaaaaaagacatatttcttaatacaaactcatttttttataattatgtgTTTAAAGGAATAACCATACAAGTTTTATATTTCACATCTTTTATAAAAccattcttatatatatatatatattacattatggttttaatttattatatatttttatttttattttattttattttattttattttattttattttattttattttattttattttattttattttatttttttttttatttcaaaatgAACACTTTAAACCTtttaattacaaaaaaaatttttaaaacacacaaaaaaaaataataataataaaatgaataaataggatgaatatataaatatattataatcataaattaaaaaaattatgacaaCAAAGGGATAAGTAATTGAAAAGGacgtatttattttataaataaattaaatgagaaaaaaaaaaaaaaaaaaaaaaaaaaaaaaaaaaaaaaattctaaattattaaataaatattttacaaacataaataaataaatacatatatatatatatatatatatatatatatatacatatatattttttttttatctccaAACGTTCTAgaacataatttatataacaccatttatattataaccaATTTTCTTTAATGTTTTTCTGATTGACAATACACGTAATACCTGTTCATTTGTCCAATTTAACATGTCTACATATTtacttattaatatattttgaagaatagatttttcatttattatttctttgaTTAAATCATCTTCAGCATAAGGAATATCATTCAAggaaatttttaattttttaagaaGTAAAGCTAGATTACTATTAATTGGATTTGTCATCaaattattgttgttgtgatttattttatttttttcttcttcttcttcaatattaatacatttaatttttattttattctcatTATAATTACTTTCTTCAggattattttttctatctaTTAATTTGATTCCTCTtctttgattattattatttgtatgttttattttgtttattaatttatttggaACATTGTCATTTCTTAAATCTGTCTTGTTTCTATAAACTTGTTGTTTATTGTTAGCATTATAATTTGTTGGGTTATAAAAATGAGTGTTCTCATTATggtttttgttttctttatttgattttaataaattattattattactataattattattataattatgtaatTGTGTGTCTCCACTATTTgcatcattttcatcatagttaatattatttctgttaacttctttatttttattgaagCTATATAGTGGTTTAGGCACACCCTTTtgaaacatattattattattgatattattcatattattgatattattgatattattcatattattattattaatattttttcccaTTGGCATACtagttttatttttcatgttCATTCGATTATTTCCATAAAAATTTCCTTTCCTTTTGTCCAATggtatgaatatatttcctGATccaatcatattattattattcatactatttatattattgttgttgtttctTGATGAGTCATTTACCTTTATACATTCTTGCATTGAAGATTTATTTAGataatcttttttttgtttatttttcattCGCATGTTATTAAATTGGTTATGATTATTCATACccttcatattattatattccatACTAGtatcattattcatattataatatatgtcttcatatgttatattattatcaccataattataattctcattatttaatatatccttTGGAGTATCCTggattttcctttttttatcattcttcatattataaatataaggtTGAtggttattatataatggTTTTTTGTTTACATGTGTagcttttttatttattaaattatgatGGTAATCATCACCATATTCATAATCATCATTATGataatcatcattataatcattattattatcatcatatattatattatcactattaaatgtattatcCATACCATCTATCACAGAATTgtcatttatttcattttgattTTCTTCTACACTTATTACATCttcatttataatttcttcttcatattcTTCAGATGAATCATCACAAGAATAATTTTCACTTTCATCATCCACTAGAGCTTTAGGTTCATTAAAATCTTGAACTTTGgattttttatcattcatacagatatattgaaaataatttttcatttgataTAAATGACTTTCTTTAATTTCATCATTATCTAAAGGACTTATTTCTACATTTAATATACCCAAAAGAAAAAGAGCATGTACCAAGGAATAATAAAtagttttattttcatctaaCATTTTAATAGCTGTTTGAGGATCCATACGTACTAACTCTTGAATtctaattattaatattacaacTTCTTGCATGCTCATATTTTCTAATATCGATAACCCTTCTTTTGTTATATCTCCATTTTTGttgataatttttatatgtttttttcttcctttctttttttttaatataacattattgtagcaaatattatcatttttatttgtgtCATTGGTATCATCAAAAATGGATTCATTTAAATTAGATGGGTTATTTGTATTAGGTTCTTCTTGTTCACAAGAGGAGCTCTCTTTCAAACAACTTTGACGATGGTCATCACATTGGATATGGTCATCACTTTGATGATGATCATCACTATTTACATTATCATTGATGTTACTATCACTTTCATTCTCTTCATCAATAAgttcaataaatatatccttattttttaattttttattttttacatattcttGAATATCTATTTCTTTACTTTTAAGTCCCACATAGCCATAACTACTTTTTATACCACAATGGGTACTATATAATCtacaaaaggaaaaaaaaaaaaaataaaatatatatatatatatatatatatatatatatatatatatatatatatatgatgttataaatattataagacAAACACTTTCATAACATtcatatgtacatataatttttatttttttatttttttcttacttGCAATGGCTTATTTCATGGTCAGGCAAAAAATATTCCTTCATTTCATTTTCTGTAACATCCAATGGCAAACCTGATACTATATAAagattaaaaagaaaaattaaaaaaaaataaacacaaataaaaaaatatatatatatatatataaatatatatatatatgtatatattaaattccttgtatatattcctttgtattacatatattttttttatcttatatacttaccaaaaaataaattgacCTTTTGATTATCATTCATTTATCTGCAATATTATTTcgacataaaaaaataataatctatattcaaaataattcttcttttttttttttttttttttttttttgttatttaatcatatttttaaaataaaggGACCAAAAGTAAATCTTACAAAATTTACTTTCTGATTACTGggtaaaaatttattaacctttcatttttttctccttcaatttttacaaaaaaaaaaaaaaaataaataaagaagtaCGAAGATATTAAcaaaatgtttttaaaattttataataattttgaaatgtcgtattataattattatatatataatatatatatttttgttcgtataaaaaatatttatttatatatactatattatattatattatataaattcatcaactatatataaaaaaaaaaattatgtacattttattataataataatatatacaaatactcataaatatattttttttatttttatataatttatatttcatatcgtcattataaattaaaaatatttcattccttatttttttattttttctctcttaatcgtaaaaaataaaattcatgcatcacattattatcatatataaatcattatatataaatatttttatagctttgaaaaaaaaaaataataataataaaatattcctaataaaatatgaaaccttttttttttttttaaggtgttatacataaataataaataaatattaagagcaaggaaaaaaaaaatgtatttaatCATTtgacatataataaatggaCAAGTTTAATgttgtaaatattttatttgtctgttatttttttttttttccctttcacgttataattatattgattaaaaaaagtgaaaggaaaatatttatacaaatatatatatatatatatattttatactatCATTTAAATAGTGTAATACATAAGTATAGATATTTAACATTTACaatatatgtgtttataattaatattcattttattgttttaatataacaatgaaaattttcaaaagttctatacatatatatatatatatatatatatatatatatatatatatatatatttgtatgtataatatatttatatatgctttgtattaataaatgattcaatataaagaaaaaacttatcatatgtataaaaagaatctttataatttttaatgtcttattaataacattaattaaatattataaaatgataaaatataatgattaattggaaaataacaaaaaaaaaaaaaaaaaaaaaattaataatttttatacgacattttgttattaattattaaaagaaaataaaataaaataaaaataacacatttgatatatatttttttttcaaatgtgatataatattatatataacataagtGAAAAAATACttcattaaatattttttataatatttatactcTTCTTTGTTTGAGTTTTTCCAGCAGCTCGTCATTACATGTTGGTAAAATTGGTTTAGCTCCTATTAagctgaaaaaaaaaaaaaaaaaaaaaaaaaaaaaaattattaatatatatagtacaGACATATATGagcatatattattatatataatgtgtaaCAAATAcgtgcacatatatatacacatacatatatttcattCTTACAATTTCTTTTTGGGTTCATTTTGTGTTGAATTTTCTTGATCGTTGTTATCCGTTTCACCTTGTATTATAGGTGTTTTTATTTCGTTTCCCTCGACATTTTGTTCCGTATTCTCAAAAGAGTTTATATTGTCATTAACCCCTCTACCTTTATATACTTTTTGAAGCCTTTCATTTTTCATGATAATTCTATAAAAAGgtatatttgtaaatataaatgaataaaataaagtcGGCATGTGAATGTGATAGGTAAATATCAATtcaaatacatatacatatatatatatatatatatatatatatttatttatttatttatttattattttatttcatttttttcaattctATACACTGATGCTTTCTTCTTTGCTTCCTTAGCTATATGCTCGGCCAAAagacttttcttttttaattcacTCATGTATGAAGATTCTTCTCTGCAGAAAGGAAAATTATCCgttcaaaaataaaaggaacttaaaaagataaagtaaataaaataaataaaaataaaaatatatatatatatatatatatatatatatatatatgcttatatgttgtatatattcatttattattttttattttctcatGTTTCAATATTTTATGTCTAAT from Plasmodium sp. gorilla clade G2 genome assembly, chromosome: 10 includes the following:
- a CDS encoding zinc finger, C3HC4 type, putative; translation: MEEENERERLRIRISLNDLILILSVCYSVGDIFVQWNEFSKCYKPIQLWLVVSFISIVLYRFSHFVAQYFINENDDFIIYRRNSPPFYISFLVLFILFPFFIIWNIIGTIWIYQIMKYTPNCLPRNNHPWFIVLWIILCYVWIVLYLFFIILSIYLEYQSRIYQRTITNMQIDDVFSRWTDNIDLMRDYGIFIYSNGLRLKQIENLPFYYIKNISNESKCSICLNDFQIDECVRTLLLCNHTFHKSCIDLWLIRSATCPNCKSPIASQGVFMNV
- a CDS encoding rRNA-processing protein EBP2, putative, which produces MKVVKKSVEKALKKKTLKEKKKKQAQNSSTEYVEKKKINKKEKKKYNNNNNNNIDEEDDEILFNQEDFEKKKQKSLENKILLSKKLKEIKLQFKDYHDDHHDEHINNNKKNSWIETLDITSTEYYYLKKTELFGISESREKQLQHITHINLIKGLQQLQALNINFNRPYDFLADMLKSDIHMEKIRQKILKEHEQAEIRESNKLKRINKKFLKKCGSQKIKSHKEALEKKQNLLKIDQLKKTNNLQNLNVQEFFLKHSKDHDNKSAKKNKAIKNKQLTTKKKNNNKRKDSSKNSSKNKKIKKKHKHKNKK
- a CDS encoding nucleolar preribosomal assembly protein,putative, yielding MDELNKEEIVDNIKNEKGKTRKGQLILKRREGVYEEGSKYCLFICSNKRSLILKNFMHDIYNIYKPLTCYMPKAHPNLSNIIDKIDKLVDICIHNNCSFFFSVFSTKKKPSRFIIGRLFNNKILDYYVFNLLSYIPLKLFSLSKEILYDTKPLVLIQGDYFEKNETNRYVKNILFDFFKHKNVESFSKKSIQRLIVISSYQKNDSNVILASDTKGEEDHNNNNNNNKNNYTYHNNNDNRIDDSFNYDDDATLEVTEDAMSTTKENLNDSSKSVENIYNNLNTNKFNTQHKYDDKDKKNIYVISFNQYLITKEFFNINKENEQRPKLQEIGPRFEFSLEENYKIPEYNLFQEALRNVKKQNKSKIKNTHVDEFGHNIKKVYIQKQNFNKLHTKHTKFVKKNKFNT